The Centroberyx gerrardi isolate f3 chromosome 24, fCenGer3.hap1.cur.20231027, whole genome shotgun sequence genome includes a region encoding these proteins:
- the LOC139916277 gene encoding potassium voltage-gated channel subfamily A member 5 yields the protein MEIALVSFENGGAKGSGGNADETCRNALDLPQPPLVQTGLGEDSYSKELNTLGSRQQSSWKINDMNNTFSCSENAMDALLRADHSPHLFDEDMLDMDMDTESNERVLINIAGLRYETQLGTLNQFPDTLLGDPAKRIKYFDPLRNEYFFDRNRPSFDGILYFYQSGGKIRRPVNVSIDVFADEIRFYQLGEEAMERFREDEGFIKEEEKPLPQNEFQKQVWLIFEYPESSSPARGIAIVSVIVITISIITFCLETLPEFRDERELPVTSRPDNSTAPRPSLTFTDPFFIIETTCVIWFTFELIVRFFACPSKSEFSKTIMNIIDIMSIMPYFITVGTELAEQQGQEHQNGQQAMSLAILRVIRLVRVFRIFKLSRHSKGLQILGQTLKASMRELGLLIFFLFIGVILFSSAVYFAEADEPESHFSSIPDAFWWAVVTMTTVGYGDMRPVTVGGKIVGSLCAIAGVLTIALPVPVIVSNFNYFYHRETDQDQSSLKDEPNSGRASPELKRRGSKSSVKSQDVENNDGATSVEKANIKANSSMDIKRSLYAFCLDTRETDL from the coding sequence ATGGAGATAGCCTTGGTGAGTTTTGAGAACGGCGGCGCTAAGGGGAGCGGTGGCAATGCCGACGAGACCTGCCGGAACGCACTGGATCTCCCTCAACCACCTTTGGTCCAAACCGGACTTGGCGAGGACTCCTATAGTAAAGAGCTAAACACCCTCGGCAGTCGTCAGCAAAGCTCCTGGAAAATCAACGACATGAACAACACCTTCAGCTGCAGCGAAAATGCCATGGATGCGCTTTTACGCGCGGATCACAGTCCCCATCTGTTTGATGAGGACATGTTGGACATGGACATGGACACGGAGAGCAACGAGAGGGTGCTGATTAACATAGCCGGGCTGAGGTATGAGACACAGCTGGGGACCCTGAACCAGTTTCCTGATACTTTACTGGGAGACCCCGCTAAGAGAATAAAATACTTTGATCCACTCAGGAACGAATACTTTTTCGACCGCAACCGGCCAAGTTTTGATGGGATATTGTATTTCTATCAGTCGGGAGGGAAGATCCGGAGACCTGTCAATGTGTCAATTGATGTGTTCGCAGATGAGATTAGGTTTTATCAGCTGGGCGAGGAAGCCATGGAGAGGTTTCGTGAAGATGAGGGTTTTatcaaagaggaagaaaagccATTGCCTCAAAATGAATTTCAAAAGCAGGTTTGGCTTATATTTGAGTATCCGGAGAGCTCCAGTCCTGCGAGAGGCATCGCCATTGTCTCTGTGATTGTAATCACCATATCCATCATCACATTCTGCCTGGAAACGTTACCAGAGTTCCGGGATGAGAGGGAGCTGCCGGTGACCAGCCGACCTGACAACAGCACTGCGCCCCGTCCGTCCCTCACCTTCACGGACCCCTTTTTCATCATAGAGACCACATGCGTGATATGGTTCACTTTTGAACTAATAGTGCGCTTCTTCGCATGCCCCAGTAAGTCAGAGTTCTCTAAGACCATCATGAACATCATAGACATCATGTCTATCATGCCTTACTTCATCACAGTGGGCACGGAGCTGGCAGAGCAGCAGGGGCAGGAGCACCAGAACGGGCAGCAGGCCATGTCTCTGGCTATCCTGAGGGTCATCCGCCTGGTCAGGGTCTTCAGGATCTTCAAGCTCTCCAGACACTCCAAAGGTCTCCAGATCCTGGGCCAGACGCTGAAAGCCAGCATGAGAGAGCTCGGCCTCTTAatcttctttctcttcatcgGAGTCATCCTGTTCTCCAGCGCCGTTTACTTCGCAGAGGCGGACGAGCCGGAGTCTCATTTCTCCAGCATCCCCGATGCCTTCTGGTGGGCTGTGGTCACCATGACAACTGTTGGCTATGGCGACATGAGGCCGGTGACGGTCGGGGGGAAGATCGTCGGTTCTCTCTGCGCCATCGCCGGCGTGCTGACCATCGCCCTGCCGGTGCCAGTCATCGTATCAAACTTCAATTACTTTTATCACAGAGAGACGGACCAGGACCAGTCGTCTCTAAAAGACGAGCCGAACAGTGGGCGCGCGAGCCCGGAGTTAAAACGGAGAGGGAGTAAATCATCTGTCAAATCGCAAGACGTGGAAAACAACGACGGGGCCACGTCGGTGGAAAAGGCGAATATCAAGGCAAACAGCAGCATGGACATCAAGAGATCTCTTTACGCATTCTGCTTGGACACACGGGAGACGGACCTGTAG